The Zootoca vivipara chromosome 4, rZooViv1.1, whole genome shotgun sequence genome has a segment encoding these proteins:
- the NUMA1 gene encoding nuclear mitotic apparatus protein 1 isoform X5: MEPEGWRVTWQSTKMSLHNTRASALLAWVNSLKLDDTLNSLSQLQDCSIFIKIINKIHGSEEGWDPLQQSLPDRVAYVVCFLKKRCKHKSSAQNLVSEEKLLAAEELELAKVVMLLFYYASMSDKIPREWTTVEYDLQAEMAKSLNFMLYNEDCLGENLETFLQKKMPQSSSISSTSSEETTPPRREVHFLKLQKVASSSSMNKWLPGSSASPMGDIMHSPQFQIRKLKKLLEEERENRDELEHELAESRKLVDEKETRILVMKQRIDRLTLLHERQAADQLESKEMEELREKNESLLMRLHETLKQCQDLKTEKGQMDRKINQLSEENGDLTFRLREIAHVHTELQEAMNELSEEHNTALREWEEQRSRREMELSSALNEKRCLEEKLEILQGKYSLLEDQMAKLRETTSLPEKGEVMGDILKLEELNQQVAYLSGQQTELQATVLRLEEEKQLLEANLQSERSSFEAEKRQLTGLLTELQNSLSESSRGKEKLEQDLRAQEESLVAQVNALTAEIAKLMGFLHQKDQDLLLLQQQKAQLAEDLQKSEQASRAALQELSLQVDQLTSTVQQSSQKLTQVEAAGQEAYNKAAQEKELALRQLQEKEAELSALTERLRAQSASVAEAQREKADLSHKVQELEARILALTAQCQQSEAQAGAVSVLKGQLREAQQKLADKEKLAKENTRLQERLLILEESVRNTEGILEDEKRRAAESLEGNLRRIAELEEQIQELSKHRDQVQREMGEEKAQRQALERQVQQLEEASRTKVEELQHQMAELSSVAAKGDPGELGRLEEKVRALSGEQEQAHLRLQAEQQKVAELEAQVKHLNSKHQGALAELQADVARATSQVKEKERTEDKLRAEIASLQEKVAVAQKEAAQSLAKGKKEEHEAAQALEVATRELAEEKRKVAELEAQVRLAGDQSQKDLSAAESSLSSTRAALEEKEREVEKLSGQLKSLKAKLEEASQQQKRELALHEEEAKRLSGEVERAMAELAAEKVSKAALEVQLQNVTNEHRVEVSGLQEEVARAQELVGEKERELEELRLKYISRSEELRDLQKTVSKLKGELASAEALKERAAKMESELQGFLEAARTREAEMDSIKSMMHSKDASLKSLEEEKRQQEQESTSSRELYQGQLKECEALRTQVERLEKQCKEQQTTVARLEKVAAASEREQQVEAEALKREVVQHKERATELEQLLEASKSSQEKLKRELHDKGKELAQSREAASRAEKELVVLRAAAQEKSKSEESWKEQLSRCAQESERQASIISSMEKETSIMQRQQLEKEGEVKDLRRLALAESEKSKKLEERLRILQSEMATAASRAAERCSTMKAEAQSSQEQAEKLRVSVEALKKERSAASKQQEDLCKELKSWQEKAFQKEQQLSAQQQEFAGAQALITELMPIKCLYQQLQAEQASQESKHREKLEQMQNAASLLQAELARAKLELAELQAVKERLLEREQAIQQLQAEKGSYVGQLATLQQAQAQLAEENRGLQRLEAELAQAKKQHKQELESVRLDSEKRMAAIKRVVEDTQKKYEEVKKRQQVQVEQLEVYQKERANACQLEELKQKLVQQQKVTQAEQQRAQQVHEEELQAEIKHRNEKILDLQSQLAQKEQAAEHYKAQMEKAKTHYDAKKQQNQELLERLGVLEEVERENAELKAKSERLVKEQQDLVRQMQEAQLTSKNLCSLEAQVEFADRQLREQGKFQLATDSLKSRITFQESPADVSTDSLDMSTSDEAQPLNSTSRRSRRSISESGTAEPSKASHRLPRKVETLESLYFTPIPTRTRSKLENSVNSTGDVSFESGRKTLSGRRRTTQKHTEPGTPQSADASLFSVQSAESQSSTLSQEPVKTRLRSASASSTRSLASLPSQESLTRLGTSSPNNTTLMSLPGYRPATRSSMRCSQAGGASSGRSSFYAGSCQEEPEALDEWTRIAELQQRNRICPPHLKTCYPLESRPTLSLATITDEDMKTGDPRETLRRASMLPSQVSEGPATRRSTLSSAAAAGGIATRQQRKRISDEPHQAAGTPESKKSATCFPRPQTPKLRSEEHKRSTHAGSKKDKAQAANKQPNRRQSMAFSILNTPKKLGNSLLRRGPNRKVTPKNSPRSSSRRSPRATSSPKGKANSRSTRNTKF; encoded by the exons GTTGGAGGGTAACCTGGCAAAGCACCAAGATGTCGCTTCACAACACGAGAGCCTCAGCTCTCCTTGCTTGG GTGAACAGTCTGAAGCTGGATGATACCCTGAATTCATTGTCTCAGCTCCAAGACTGCAGCATTTTCATCAAGATAATCAACAAAAT TCATGGCTCTGAAGAGGGATGGGACCCTTTGCAGCAGAGTTTGCCAGATCGGGTTGCCTATGTCGTCTGCTTTCTCAAGA AACGCTGCAAGCACAAATCCTCAGCACAGAACTTGGTATCTGAGGAGAAGCTTCTAGCAGCAGAGGAGTTGGAGCTAGCCAAG GTGGTCATGCTGCTGTTTTACTATGCCTCCATGAGTGATAAGATTCCCAGAGAATGGACCACGGTTGAGTATGATCTCCAG GCGGAGATGGCCAAGTCGCTGAACTTCATGTTGTACAACGAAGATTGCCTCGGTGAGAATCTGGAGACCTTCCTTCAAAAGAAAA TGCCACAATCATCCAGTATCTCCAGCACCAGCTCGGAGGAAACCACCCCACCAAGGCGAGAGGTGCACTTCTTGAAGCTGCAGAAGGTCGCCTCTTCATCCAGCATGAATAA GTGGCTCCCTGGCTCCTCTGCCTCTCCTATGGGTGACATCATGCATTCACCCCAGTTTCAGATAAGGAAGCTGAAGAAGCTgctggaagaagagagagaaaatagagaTGAGCTGGAACACGAGCTGGCAGAGAGCCGAAAGCTCGTTGATGAAAAAG AAACGCGGATCCTGGTGATGAAGCAGCGGATCGACCGCCTGACTCTCCTACATGAGAGGCAAGCAGCGGATCAGCTGGAATCTAAAGAAATGGAGGAACTCAGAGAAAAAAACGAGAG cCTCCTCATGCGCCTGCATGAGACACTGAAGCAGTGCCAAGACCTGAAAACTGAAAAAGGCCAGATGGACCGGAAAATCAACCAGCTCTCAGAAGAGAATGGGGACCTCACTTTCAGG CTGCGGGAAATTGCTCACGTTCACACGGAACTGCAGGAAGCCATGAATGAGCTCTCGGAAGAGCACAACACAGCTCTAAGGGAATGGGAGGAGCAGAGGAGCCGTCGGGAGATGGAGCTGAGCAGTGCCCTCAATGAGAAG AGGTGCTTGGAAGAGAAGCTGGAGATTCTGCAGGGAAAGTACTCCTTGCTGGAGGACCAGATGGCGAAGCTGAGGGAGACCACTTCCTTGCCAGAGAAAGGAGAGGTCATGGGTGACATTCTGAAG CTTGAAGAACTGAACCAGCAGGTGGCCTACCTGAGTGGCCAGCAGACCGAGCTGCAGGCAACGGTCCTCCGCCTCGAAGAGGAGAAGCAGCTGCTTGAGGCCAACCTCCAGTCCGAGAGGAGCAGCTTTGAAGCAGAGAAGCGCCAGCTCACAGGCCTGCTCACGGAGCTGCAGAACTCCCTCTCTGAGAGCTCTCGAGGCAAGGAGAAGCTGGAGCAGGATTTGCGTGCCCAGGAGGAGAGCCTGGTCGCTCAGGTCAACGCCCTGACGGCTGAGATCGCCAAGCTGATGGGCTTCCTCCACCAGAAGGACCAGGACCTgctgcttctgcagcagcagaaggcccAGCTGGCCGAGGACTTGCAGAAGAGCGAGCAGGCCTCCCGGGCAGCCCTTcaggagctgagcctccaggtGGACCAGCTGACCAGCACAGTGCAGCAGAGCAGCCAGAAGCTGACGCAGGTGGAGGCTGCAGGCCAGGAAGCATACAACAAGGCCGCCCAGGAGAAAGAGCTGGCCCTGAGGCAACTCCAGGAGAAGGAGGCGGAACTGTCTGCCTTGACCGAGCGGCTGCGTGCTCAGAGCGCCTCTGTCGCAGAAGCCCAGAGGGAGAAGGCCGATTTGAGCCACAAGGTCCAGGAGCTGGAGGCTAGGATCTTGGCCCTCACCGCACAGTGCCAGCAGAGCGAGGCCCAAGCAGGAGCCGTGTCGGTGCTGAAAGGCCAGCTTCGTGAGGCACAGCAGAAGCTGGCTGACAAGGAGAAGCTGGCCAAGGAGAACACCCGTCTCCAGGAACGGCTCCTGATCCTGGAGGAATCCGTCCGCAACACAGAAGGCATCTTGGAGGATGAGAAGAGGCGGGCGGCCGAGTCCTTGGAGGGCAACCTCCGGCGGATCGCAGAGCTGGAGGAGCAGATTCAGGAACTGAGCAAGCACCGGGACCAGGTCCAGCGGGAGATGGGTGAGGAGAAGGCCCAGAGGCAAGCCCTGGAGCGACAAGTGCAGCAGCTGGAGGAAGCCTCCAGGACCAAGGTGGAGGAGCTGCAGCACCAGATGGCAGAGCTCTCCTCTGTGGCGGCCAAAGGAGACCCAGGGGAGCTGGGGAGGCTTGAGGAGAAGGTCCGAGCGCTGAGCGGGGAGCAGGAGCAGGCTCACCTGAGGCTGCAGGCCGAGCAGCAGAAGGTGGCCGAACTGGAGGCTCAGGTGAAGCACTTGAACAGCAAGCACCAAGGAGCACTGGCTGAGCTCCAGGCAGACGTGGCTCGTGCCACCTCACAGGTCAAGGAGAAGGAGCGCACAGAGGACAAGCTCCGGGCAGAGATTGCCTCTCTGCAGGAAAAGGTAGCTGTGGCTCAGAAGGAGGCTGCCCAGAGCTTGGCCAAAGGGAAGAAGGAGGAGCACGAAGCAGCCCAGGCGCTGGAAGTTGCCACCAGGGAGCTGGCTGAGGAGAAGCGCAAGGTAGCCGAGCTGGAGGCTCAAGTGAGGCTGGCAGGGGATCAGAGCCagaaggacctgagtgcagcTGAGTCCAGCCTCTCCAGCACCAGGGCAGCCCTGGAAGAGAAGGAGCGCGAGGTGGAGAAGCTGTCTGGCCAGCTGAAGTCCCTGAAGGCCAAGCTGGAAGAGGCCTCCCAGCAGCAGAAGCGGGAGCTGGCCCTGCACGAGGAGGAAGCCAAGCGGCTGTCGGGCGAGGTGGAACGGGCCATGGCTGAACTGGCCGCTGAGAAAGTCAGCAAGGCAGCCCTGGAGGTGCAGCTGCAGAATGTCACCAACGAGCACCGAGTGGAAGTCTCTGGGCTCCAGGAGGAGGTAGCCAGGGCCCAGGAGCTGGTTGGGGAGAAAGAGCGGGAGCTGGAGGAGTTGCGCCTCAAGTACATCTCCCGCAGCGAGGAGCTAAGGGACCTGCAGAAGACGGTCAGCAAGCTGAAGGGGGAACTGGCCTCCGCTGAGGCCCTGAAGGAGAGGGCTGCCAAGATGGAGAGCGAGCTGCAAGGGTTCCTGGAGGCAGCCCGGACCCGGGAGGCCGAGATGGACAGCATCAAGTCGATGATGCACTCCAAGGACGCCTCCCTCAAGagcctggaggaggagaagcggcagcaggagcaggagtcCACCTCCAGCCGAGAGCTCTACCAGGGGCAGCTGAAGGAGTGCGAGGCTCTCCGCACACAGGTGGAGAGGCTGGAGAAGCAGTGCAAGGAGCAGCAGACCACCGTTGCCCGGCTGGAGAAGGTGGCAGCCGCCTCTGAGCGGGAGCAGCAGGTGGAGGCAGAGGCTTTGAAGCGGGAGGTGGTACAGCACAAGGAGAGGGCCACGGAACTGGAGCAGCTCCTGGAAGCATCCAAGTCCAGTCAAgagaagctgaagagggaacTCCACGACAAAGGAAAGGAGCTGGCCCAGAGCAGAGAGGCGGCATCCCGAGCCGAGAAGGAGCTAGTCGTCCTACGTGCCGCAGCCCAGGAGAAGAGCAAGTCTGAGGAGAGCTGGAAGGAGCAGCTGTCACGCTGTGCCCAGGAATCGGAGCGCCAGGCCAGCATCATCAGCAGCATGGAGAAGGAGACATCCATCATGCAAAGGCAGCagctggagaaggagggggaggtcAAGGACCTGAGGCGGCTGGCCCTGGCTGAGTCCGAGAAGAGCAAGAAGCTGGAGGAGAGGCTGCGGATCCTGCAGTCGGAAATGGCCACCGCTGCTTCCCGGGCAGCTGAGAGGTGCTCAACCATGAAAGCCGAAGCGCAGAGCTCCCAGGAGCAGGCCGAGAAACTTCGGGTGTCGGTGGAGGCCCTGAAGAAGGAGCGGAGCGCTGCCTCCAAGCAGCAGGAGGACCTCTGCAAGGAGCTTAAGTCCTGGCAGGAGAAGGCCTTCCAGAAGGAGCAGCAGCTTTCCGCCCAGCAGCAGGAGTTCGCAGGGGCCCAGGCCCTGATCACAGAGCTGATGCCCATCAAGTGCCTCTACCAACAGCTGCAGGCGGAGCAGGCCTCACAGGAGAGCAAGCACCGGGAGAAGCTGGAGCAGATGCAGAACGCCGCCTCCCTCCTGCAGGCGGAGCTGGCCAGGGCCAAGCTGGAGCTGGCGGAGCTGCAGGCGGTGAAGGAGAGGCTCCTGGAGCGGGAGCAGGCCATCCAGCAGCTGCAGGCAGAGAAGGGCAGCTACGTGGGGCAGCTGGCCACCCTCCAGCAGGCCCAGGCGCAGCTGGCCGAGGAGAACCGGGGGCTGCAGCGCCTGGAGGCAGAACTGGCCCAGGCCAAGAAACAGCACAAGCAGGAGCTGGAGTCGGTCAGGCTCGACTCGGAGAAGCGGATGGCCGCCATCAAGCGAGTGGTTGAGGACACCCAGAAGAAGTACGAGGAGGTCAAGAAGAGGCAGCAGGTGCAG GTGGAGCAGCTAGAGGTATATCAGAAAGAGCGAGCTAATGCATGCCAG cTGGAGGAGCTGAAGCAGAAGTTGGTTCAGCAGCAGAAGGTCACTCAAGCCGAGCAGCAGAGAGCCCAG CAGGTGCACGAAGAAGAGCTCCAGGCAGAGATTAAGCACCGGAATGAGAAGATCTTGGATCTCCAGTCTCAGCTGGCCCAGAAGGAACAAGCTGCTGAGCATTACAAGGCGCAG ATGGAGAAGGCCAAAACACACTACGACGCAAAGAAGCAACAAAACCAGGAGCTGCTTGAGAGGCTGGGAGTCCTGGAGGAGGTGGAGAGGGAGAACGCGGAGCTGAAGGCCAAATCGGAGCGCCTTGTGAAGGAGCAGCAGGATTTGGTGAGGCAGATGCAGGAGGCCCAGCTCACCTCCAAGAACCTCTGCAGCCTAGAGGCACAG GTGGAGTTTGCAGATCGCCAGCTGCGAGAGCAGGGCAAGTTCCAGCTGGCCACAGATTCATTAAAAAGCCGCATCACCTTCCAGGAAAGCCCAGCCGATGTCAGCACAGACAGCCTGGACATGAGCACCAGCGATGAAGCACAGCCGCTCAACTCCACCAG CAGGAGGTCTCGCCGTTCCATCTCTGAATCTGGGACAGCAGAGCCGTCCAAGGCTTCCCACCGGCTGCCTCGGAAGGTggagactctggagagcctcTATTTCACACCCATCCCCACCCGCACGCGGTCCAAACTGGAGAACAGCGTTAATTCCACGGGCGATGTTTCCTTTGAGTCGGGGCGGAAAACACTCTCTGGCCGCCGGCGCACCACACAG AAACACACTGAGCCAGGAACTCCCCAGAGTGCTGACGCCTCCTTGTTCAGCGTGCAGTCCGCTGAGTCTCAGAGCAGCACCTTGAGCCAAGAGCCGGTCAAGACCCGCCTGCGTTCCGCATCCGCTTCCTCCACCCGCTCCCTTGCCAGCCTCCCCTCTCAGGAATCCCTCACCAGGCTGGGCACCTCTTCCCCCAACAACACGACGTTGATGAGCCTGCCTGGCTATCGGCCTGCCACCCGCAGCTCCATGAGATGCTCCCAAGCCGGAGGGGCCAGTTCTG ggCGCAGCAGCTTCTATGCGGGCAGCTGCCAGGAGGAGCCGGAAGCGCTTGACGAGTGGACCCGCATTGCTGAGCTCCAGCAGCGCAACAGGATCTGCCCACCTCACCTGAAGACCTGCTACCCCCTGGAGTCTCGG CCAACCCTGTCACTGGCCACCATCACAGACGAGGATATGAAGACGGGGGACCCCAGAGAGACCCTCCGGCGTGCCAGCATGCTGCCCTCCCAGGTTTCCGAGGGCCCTGCCACCCGCCGCAGCACCCTGAGCTCCGCGGCGGCCGCGGGGGGCATTGCCACTCGGCAGCAGAGGAAGCGCATTTCAGATGAACCCCACCAGGCTGCAGGGACCCCAGAG TCCAAGAAATCTGCCACCTGCTTCCCACGACCCCAGACTCCCAAACTGCGGAGCGAGGAGCACAAGCGCAGCACCCATGCGGGAAGCAAGAAGGACAAAGCCCAGGCAGCCAACAAGCAG CCCAACAGGCGCCAGTCGATGGCCTTCAGCATTCTGAACACTCCGAAGAAGCTGGGCAACAGCCTCCTGCGCCGGGGGCCCAACCGCAAAGTGACTCCCAAAAACTCACCTCGGAGCAGCAGCCGGAGATCCCCGAGGGCAACATCATCACCTAAGGGCAAG GCAAACTCCAGGTCCACGAGGAACACCAAGTTCTAA